A single region of the Thioalkalivibrio nitratireducens DSM 14787 genome encodes:
- a CDS encoding DNA-binding domain-containing protein has protein sequence MPELDFREVQRRFAAHLRDPERHAPPAGIEERRLAIYRRLFINNIEDLLGRAYPVLRSLHGSERWARLTRDFYREHGCHTPYFPRLAEEFLQYLSTERTAREDDFPFLAELAHYERAEVVVAQHEDDPDHATGSTIDPLGDPFTEVPVLATAARLLAYEYPVQRIGPDFVPASPGEHPTYLVVFRDRDFRTGFIELNPLSARILWYVQNDPAPGAELVHRVAADFDLAPGEELLRSAEELLRHWLQRGVLAGTRTDSPAT, from the coding sequence GTGCCTGAACTGGACTTTCGCGAAGTGCAGCGCCGATTCGCGGCTCATCTGCGCGACCCCGAACGCCATGCCCCACCCGCGGGTATCGAGGAGCGCCGCCTGGCGATCTACCGGCGGCTGTTCATCAACAACATCGAGGATCTGCTCGGACGGGCGTACCCGGTGTTGCGCAGCCTGCACGGTTCGGAACGCTGGGCACGGCTGACTCGCGACTTCTATCGGGAACACGGATGCCACACACCGTACTTCCCGCGTCTGGCCGAGGAGTTTCTTCAATACCTGAGCACGGAACGAACGGCGCGCGAAGACGATTTTCCTTTTCTCGCCGAACTCGCCCATTACGAACGCGCCGAGGTGGTCGTGGCGCAGCACGAAGATGACCCCGACCATGCCACCGGCAGCACGATTGATCCTCTGGGCGATCCCTTCACCGAGGTTCCGGTACTCGCTACCGCCGCGCGCTTGCTGGCCTACGAATACCCGGTCCAACGGATCGGCCCCGACTTCGTCCCGGCCAGCCCCGGCGAACACCCCACATACCTGGTGGTGTTCCGCGACCGCGACTTCCGTACCGGGTTCATCGAGCTCAACCCATTGAGCGCGCGCATCCTCTGGTACGTGCAGAACGATCCCGCGCCGGGAGCCGAACTGGTGCACCGGGTCGCCGCCGACTTCGACCTTGCACCCGGCGAAGAGCTCCTGCGCAGCGCCGAGGAACTGCTGCGGCACTGGCTGCAGCGCGGTGTACTCGCGGGAACCCGTACCGATTCCCCGGCGACCTGA
- a CDS encoding DUF692 domain-containing protein — protein MNHRSEVRGAGLGLRRSLLSPFAQAPGSRDRVDFLEVAPENWMHLGGALGRTFREWTEAKPFVCHGLSLDIGGPRPLDRDFLRDLRSFLDTHGIRDYTEHLSACGDEFGHLYDLMPIPFTEDAVRHVAERVGVVQDLLGMRIALENVSYYAQPGAEMSEAEFVTAVIETADCGLLLDVNNIVVNAINHRYDPLDFLDRVPLDRVRYLHVAGHHEEAPDLRVDTHGADICTDVWALLDEVYRRLGPVPTLLERDFNFPPLQDLLAEVARVRAMLEASEAVMEERRRA, from the coding sequence ATGAATCACCGGTCGGAAGTGCGTGGCGCGGGGCTGGGTCTGCGGCGGTCTCTGCTGAGCCCCTTCGCGCAGGCGCCCGGATCCCGCGACCGGGTCGATTTCCTCGAAGTCGCCCCCGAGAACTGGATGCATCTCGGTGGCGCCCTCGGGCGAACCTTCCGCGAGTGGACCGAAGCCAAACCCTTCGTCTGCCACGGGCTATCGTTGGATATCGGCGGGCCGCGGCCACTGGACCGGGACTTCTTGCGGGACCTGCGCAGTTTTCTGGACACCCACGGGATCCGCGACTACACCGAGCATCTGTCCGCCTGCGGCGACGAGTTCGGCCATCTGTACGACCTGATGCCGATCCCGTTCACCGAGGACGCGGTACGCCATGTCGCCGAGCGGGTCGGCGTCGTGCAGGATCTTCTGGGCATGCGCATTGCGCTGGAAAACGTCTCCTACTACGCGCAGCCCGGGGCGGAGATGAGCGAGGCGGAGTTCGTGACTGCGGTCATCGAGACGGCCGACTGCGGCCTGCTACTGGACGTGAACAACATCGTCGTCAACGCGATCAACCATCGCTACGATCCGCTGGATTTCCTCGACCGCGTGCCGCTGGACCGCGTGCGCTACCTGCATGTCGCCGGGCACCACGAAGAAGCACCCGACCTGCGCGTCGACACCCACGGGGCCGACATCTGCACCGACGTCTGGGCATTGCTGGACGAGGTCTACCGGCGCCTGGGACCGGTGCCGACCCTGCTCGAGCGCGACTTCAACTTCCCTCCGCTTCAGGACCTGCTCGCCGAAGTCGCCCGCGTGCGCGCAATGCTCGAGGCAAGCGAAGCGGTCATGGAGGAACGCCGCCGTGCCTGA
- a CDS encoding DoxX family protein: MKRLARWMHDALNSTRSVDFLGPLALRLYLAPVFWAAGTNKLDGLLPNAGTVSWFGNPDWGLGLPMPWLMAFLAAYAEVLGAIALLFGIAMRWFSIPLMITMVVAAVTVHWKHGWQTISDPMMCLFNCGATEEAAVRLDRARSILQEHGNYDWLTQSGSFVILNNGIEMAATYFVMLLVLFFYGAGRYLSVDHYAARWLRRD, from the coding sequence ATGAAACGATTGGCTCGCTGGATGCATGACGCGCTCAACAGTACACGCAGCGTGGACTTTCTCGGACCCCTCGCGCTGCGCCTGTACCTTGCGCCAGTGTTCTGGGCTGCCGGCACCAACAAGCTGGACGGGCTGCTGCCGAACGCGGGAACCGTATCCTGGTTCGGCAATCCGGACTGGGGGCTGGGCCTGCCGATGCCGTGGCTGATGGCCTTCCTCGCCGCCTATGCCGAGGTCCTCGGGGCGATCGCGCTGCTGTTCGGGATCGCCATGCGCTGGTTCTCGATCCCGCTGATGATCACGATGGTCGTCGCGGCTGTCACCGTGCACTGGAAACACGGCTGGCAGACGATCTCCGACCCGATGATGTGCCTGTTCAACTGCGGTGCGACCGAGGAGGCCGCGGTTCGGCTGGATCGGGCCCGCTCGATCCTTCAGGAACACGGTAACTACGACTGGCTGACCCAGAGTGGTAGCTTCGTGATCCTGAACAACGGCATTGAAATGGCCGCCACCTACTTCGTGATGCTGCTGGTGCTCTTCTTCTACGGCGCCGGACGGTATCTGAGTGTCGACCATTACGCGGCGCGCTGGCTGCGCCGAGACTGA